In the Fibrobacter sp. UWH6 genome, TGGTATTCTTCGTCCTGCGCTGCGTTCCGCTTGCTATAAAGATTCTTGAGCGAAAGCTTGAAATCCTCCATCTTTTCGACGGAAACAGGGAGCTTGAGGAACGCGGAATTGACGGACTTTTTAGGAGAAATGAACTTGATTGACATACAAGGGAAATATACCCTTTTTGAAGACAAAAGATGGCAATTTCAAGGTTTCCGAGGCAAATCTCGTTTATTTTTGCAGTCGGGGCGTTGCGGGGTGTCCCCGCTAGAAGGGGTAGCGAAAAACGCCGAAGGCGGTTGGAGCGAGGGGGAGACTTCCCCCACCAAAATAATTTTCAGAATATCGCGCGGGCCTATTGACAAACTGGTGCGGCCAGTGCGGCCGAGGCCGTCGCGCCGAAAAAGCCCAGATTTTCCCTGATAGACGAGGATTTGCTCAAGTCGCGGATATATACCATCCGCGGGGTAAAGGTGATGCTCGATGCGGACTTGGCGGAAATTTACGTTTACGCATCCGGTTGTTGGCCGTCGATGCCGGCAGATGAAGGATTCTTGACTGCAGATTGGAGGGCATGATTCTCAAATGTAGTTCAACAAAGGGCTAAACACCTATTAGTTGTTCCGGGAAAGACAAAAAATTCCAAAATAGGTTACTAAAACCCGCTGATTAAGACTTTTAGTGACCTTATTTTTAGTTTATATGTAATGTTTTTAGTCAATTTCCATTATCAGGCGTTTTCATTTTTGAATTCAGGTTACTAAAAGACCATAAAAAACTTGACTAGTAACCCCGTTTTTTAGCAAAATCCAAATTTTTAATTAGTTTATACAAAATCAAGGTTACTAAACATCGTCAAAAAGCTCATTTAGTAACCCAATTTCGCAAAAACACCTTCCGTTCAACATCCAACCACAGCAATTTAAACCTTCTGCGTCCGCAAATAGGCCTTATGTTCGTCGGTCACGCGGAAGCTTTCGATAGATTTCTGAATGGCCTTGTTGTGAGTCCACGGGTCTAGTTTTCGCTTTTCAATATAAGGCACAGCGTCGTCCCACTGTTTTGCAAGGGCGGTAGCGAAAAACCAGGCCACTTCCATCTGCACGTAGTATTCGGGATTCGCAAGCGTAACGCCTGCGGGAGTTGCAGCAGCCACCCTCGGGTTCGGCGCCATCACCGCAGCCGACCCATTAGGTGAGCCACTTGGCAGCGACCTGAACTTGGCCGTATCCACAGCGGCCACCCACTTCAAAAACTTCGGGTCGTAACGGTCATCCAGGAACAAGTCCATCAGCATGTTGATGCCGAACCGCACCACATAAGGATGGTCCGACTTGACCCACGCCTGAATACGCTTCAGGAATTGCGGAACATCCTTCAGCAGGGCGCGGGGCTTTTTCCCATCGCAAATGGCCCAGTTGTCAATGTAAGGCAAAAACTGTTCCGTGCGGGCAAGGCACTCGTCAAAATCCTTGATATGCTCCAGCAGCATGGAATGGATATGGTTTTCCTCGAAGTACTTGTGGGGAAGCGCGTCCATGAACTCGGCCACATCCGGCGCAATGGAACTGCCCGCGGACTTCGCGACGGACCCACCAACGGTCCGCGCGGTCCCAGCCTGCGACTTGCCCGAAGTTTTAGCAGTACCAAAAAATTCTTTGGCCAGCTTTCGCAGTATAGGGACCCTCACCCCGATAAGGGAATCGCTGGAAATCCCCGGCACCAAGGGCAGGTGGAAATCCTTGTACTTCAAATCCTGATTTTCAAAAAGTTTCTTGACGAGTTCCCTGTGAGTCATATTCAAAAGATACTACTTCTTCGGCTTGACTCGGGCGCTCATGTAGCTAAGCACCAGGTTCTGCCACACCACATAGCAGGTGGGAGCGATGGCGGCTACGGGGCCGGCATAGAGACTTGCGATCCAGATGACCAGAGTGGTATTCTTCTGGCCCATGCTCTGGGAACTTTCGATGGGGTGCTTCTTGTCGCAGAACCAGCCCAGCACAAACTGCAAAATGCAAAGGACCAACGCCACAACGGCAAGCAGGGGCAAGGTGCCGCTATTCCACAGATCGGCAAAACCCATTTCGCGAACATCGCGGCTAGCCTTGGCCAGAATCACGAAGACGCTGAAAGTCCAGATGAAGATGGTGTACTTGGAGAATTTCGCCACCTTGTCGGCAATTTCCGGGTAGAAGGAGCGGACCCCAAGAGCCAAGGCCAACGGGATAGAAATAATCGGCTGGATAGAATTGAAAATTCGGAGGGCGATTTCAGCAAAACCCGCCTCGGAACCGGTCAGGTAACCATATATAATAGGGATGCTGAAGCAGGCGATCAAGTGCCCACTTAAAAAGATCTTCAAAGCCAGCACCGGGTTTCCGCCCAGCATCTTGGCCATGGCAGGAGCCGCATTGGCCGGCGGGCAAAGGCAAATGATGGCGCCACCCAGAAGAACGTCACGGGGCAGGCCGAAAACTTCTACGCTAATCCACAACAGAGCCAACAGCAGCATGCTGGCGATAAAGGCGCGAACCTCGATCTTGAAGGTATAACCATGTTCCTGGGGCGGGACCTTGCCGATGAAGGTCAACAGCATCATGGTTCCAATCTGGAAAGGGAGGGTCGGCGCAAGAACGCTGGCCTGAGGCAACAAAATGCCAAGAATAATGGCAATCGGCATCAAAATAGCGCGCAAATTCTTCATAACGGCGCGCAATTTAGAAAACGTCCCCCCCCCTCGGCAAGGCTCGACACCCTCCCCCAAATTACTATCTTTGTCCCCATGTTACATTCTAGGTACCAAGCCTTCGACTATCTCGAAAAGGCCTTTGAAAAGAAGAAGAAAAACGGAAACCCCATCTTGATGATCGTGTCGGGTTACCTCTCCCTCATTACCTTGGGGGCCTTCCTTCTCTCCATGCCCTTCGCCCAGCGCGAACCCATCGGCGTTCTGGACGCCTTCTTTACGGCAACCTCCGCCGTTTGCGTCACCGGGCTTTCTACTATTGATATCAGCGCAAGCTTCAGCCCCATCGGCAACTGGATCCTGGTCCTCCTCATGCAAGCAGGCGGTCTCGGAATCATGACAATTTCTACGGTGATCATCCTCCTGGCAGGTATGCATCCGGGATTCAACCACCAGTCCGCCCTACTGGCCAACTACACCCAGGAAGGTAACGTGGACGCCCAGAAGATCCTGAAGGCAGTCCTCCCCTTTACCTTCATCCTGGAAGGCATCGGCGCCATCTTCTAC is a window encoding:
- a CDS encoding DNA alkylation repair protein, with protein sequence MNMTHRELVKKLFENQDLKYKDFHLPLVPGISSDSLIGVRVPILRKLAKEFFGTAKTSGKSQAGTARTVGGSVAKSAGSSIAPDVAEFMDALPHKYFEENHIHSMLLEHIKDFDECLARTEQFLPYIDNWAICDGKKPRALLKDVPQFLKRIQAWVKSDHPYVVRFGINMLMDLFLDDRYDPKFLKWVAAVDTAKFRSLPSGSPNGSAAVMAPNPRVAAATPAGVTLANPEYYVQMEVAWFFATALAKQWDDAVPYIEKRKLDPWTHNKAIQKSIESFRVTDEHKAYLRTQKV
- a CDS encoding bile acid:sodium symporter, with the translated sequence MKNLRAILMPIAIILGILLPQASVLAPTLPFQIGTMMLLTFIGKVPPQEHGYTFKIEVRAFIASMLLLALLWISVEVFGLPRDVLLGGAIICLCPPANAAPAMAKMLGGNPVLALKIFLSGHLIACFSIPIIYGYLTGSEAGFAEIALRIFNSIQPIISIPLALALGVRSFYPEIADKVAKFSKYTIFIWTFSVFVILAKASRDVREMGFADLWNSGTLPLLAVVALVLCILQFVLGWFCDKKHPIESSQSMGQKNTTLVIWIASLYAGPVAAIAPTCYVVWQNLVLSYMSARVKPKK